From Rhodanobacteraceae bacterium, the proteins below share one genomic window:
- a CDS encoding Glucokinase, translating into MSPSHPLHNNGSLVLAADVGGTHARIGLLRARAGAHPPLEMLARHVYECAKWPGLGEILQDFLAHHAHSRGHIARCALAVAGYLRGDELVSENLRWPVRISGLRQRLQLDRLDIVNDFEALACGTRFLSANDSVAVIDAKGADGPTVVVGPGTGLGCAVLLPNGHAPLVMPSEAGHVALAPGNEREIEVLRRLGRDRAYVHTGHVLSGPGLVNLYRALAEIEGIAAVHDEPAAVSSAALRANDPLARAALSMFCAMLGSFAGDLAVMFKAGGGVYLAGGILPYIQDFLLASDFRARFLNKGVMQAFLANVPVRLIEHGQLGVFGAAAMEIEAAACAD; encoded by the coding sequence ATGAGTCCTTCGCACCCGTTGCACAACAACGGATCGCTGGTGCTTGCGGCCGACGTCGGCGGCACGCACGCGCGCATCGGCTTGCTGCGGGCACGCGCGGGCGCGCATCCGCCGCTGGAAATGCTGGCGCGGCACGTGTACGAATGCGCGAAGTGGCCGGGGCTCGGTGAGATCCTGCAGGATTTCCTCGCCCATCACGCACACAGCCGCGGTCACATCGCGCGTTGCGCGCTGGCGGTGGCCGGCTATCTGCGCGGCGATGAACTGGTTTCAGAAAACCTGCGCTGGCCGGTGCGCATTTCCGGATTGCGCCAGCGCCTGCAACTGGACCGGCTGGACATCGTCAACGATTTCGAGGCGCTGGCCTGCGGCACACGGTTCCTTTCCGCGAACGACAGCGTCGCGGTGATCGACGCGAAGGGCGCGGACGGACCGACCGTCGTGGTCGGACCCGGCACCGGCCTCGGCTGCGCGGTGCTGCTCCCGAACGGCCACGCGCCGCTAGTGATGCCGAGCGAAGCCGGCCATGTCGCGCTCGCGCCCGGCAACGAGCGCGAGATCGAGGTGCTGCGCCGGCTCGGCCGCGACCGCGCCTACGTGCATACGGGCCACGTGCTTTCGGGACCGGGCCTGGTCAACCTGTATCGCGCGCTGGCGGAAATCGAAGGCATTGCGGCGGTTCACGACGAACCGGCGGCGGTCAGCTCGGCCGCGCTTCGCGCCAATGATCCGCTGGCGCGGGCAGCGTTGTCGATGTTCTGCGCGATGCTCGGCAGCTTCGCGGGCGACCTCGCGGTGATGTTCAAGGCGGGCGGCGGCGTGTACCTCGCCGGCGGCATCCTGCCGTACATCCAGGATTTCCTGTTGGCCAGCGACTTCCGCGCGCGCTTCCTCAACAAGGGCGTGATGCAAGCGTTCCTCGCCAACGTGCCGGTGCGGTTGATCGAGCACGGGCAGTTGGGCGTGTTCGGCGCGGCAGCGATGGAGATCGAAGCTGCCGCATGTGCTGATTGA
- a CDS encoding beta-galactosidase: MGDEARDANPRPAANGMRRRDFLRLSVLAPLSAFAACAEVTRPVPLTQTDILPDGRPHSFELAARQFMLDGAPFTIRSGEMHPIRIPREYWRHRIRMAKAMGLNTISLYVMWNALESEPGVFDLTTGRRDFASFIRICQDEGMWVYLRPGPYICGEWDFGGLPPYLLRHPHIRVRNKDDPDYMAAVRRYIATIAPVVQPLTAANGGPVLMLQIENEYASFGDNLGYLEALRALWQQHGIDGPFSISDGLDQVRKTHTYLPRAALGLDGDTDFVAAQDIAGELPVWMGEGYPGWLTHWGDKDFARGDFAATLRKLLDENRSFNLYVVHGGTNFGFGAGANAHDDGSHFQPVITSYDYGAPIDERGVATPDYHVFRAMLAAHARRPLPDVPEPPPTIDFAPVTPAPFASLWDNLPQAKRVERPQGNELLFGQGQGMVLYRRRIRGGGTLVLDGVRDYALVFKGGRYVGSVSRVEHPSLHSNPAIALPGNAGETGTLEILIDSFGHVGYGHAMIDRKGIVGEILLDGEPLRDWEVFSLPLDDAWLASLHPLRAKPARPGIFFKATLHLQQIGDCYLDMSGWNKGYLWVNGRLLGRYWHIGPQQRLFCPGVWLREGDNDVLVLDLHRTEPAPVASALTLARTH, translated from the coding sequence ATGGGTGATGAAGCGCGCGATGCGAACCCTAGGCCAGCCGCCAATGGTATGCGACGCCGCGATTTCCTGCGCCTGAGCGTGCTGGCGCCGTTGTCGGCATTCGCCGCGTGCGCGGAGGTGACACGGCCTGTGCCGCTCACGCAAACAGACATTCTGCCGGATGGCCGGCCGCATTCCTTCGAGCTCGCTGCGCGGCAATTCATGCTGGACGGCGCACCGTTCACGATCCGCAGCGGCGAGATGCATCCCATCCGGATCCCGCGCGAATACTGGCGGCATCGCATTCGCATGGCCAAGGCGATGGGGCTCAACACCATTTCGCTGTACGTGATGTGGAACGCGCTGGAATCCGAGCCCGGCGTGTTCGACCTCACGACCGGCCGCCGCGACTTCGCAAGTTTCATCCGCATCTGCCAGGACGAAGGCATGTGGGTGTACCTGCGGCCGGGGCCGTACATCTGCGGCGAATGGGATTTCGGCGGCCTGCCGCCATACCTGCTGCGGCACCCGCACATCCGTGTACGCAACAAGGACGATCCCGATTACATGGCGGCGGTGCGCCGCTACATCGCGACCATTGCGCCGGTCGTGCAACCGCTGACGGCAGCGAACGGCGGCCCGGTGCTGATGCTGCAGATCGAAAACGAATACGCATCGTTCGGGGACAACCTCGGCTACCTCGAAGCCCTGCGCGCGCTGTGGCAGCAGCACGGCATCGACGGACCGTTCTCGATTTCCGACGGCCTCGACCAGGTGCGCAAGACGCATACGTATCTGCCGAGGGCTGCGCTCGGCCTCGATGGCGACACCGACTTCGTGGCGGCGCAGGACATTGCGGGCGAACTGCCGGTGTGGATGGGCGAAGGCTATCCCGGCTGGCTGACGCACTGGGGCGACAAGGACTTCGCGCGCGGCGACTTCGCGGCGACGCTGCGCAAGCTGCTCGACGAAAACCGCTCGTTCAATTTGTACGTGGTGCATGGCGGCACGAACTTCGGTTTCGGCGCGGGCGCCAACGCGCACGACGACGGTTCGCACTTCCAGCCGGTGATCACCAGCTACGACTACGGTGCGCCTATCGACGAGCGCGGCGTGGCGACGCCCGATTACCACGTATTCCGCGCGATGCTCGCGGCGCATGCAAGGCGACCGTTGCCCGACGTCCCGGAACCGCCGCCAACAATTGATTTCGCGCCCGTCACGCCGGCGCCATTCGCGTCGCTGTGGGACAACCTGCCGCAGGCGAAACGCGTGGAGCGTCCGCAAGGCAACGAGCTGCTGTTCGGACAGGGGCAGGGCATGGTGCTGTATCGCCGCCGCATCCGCGGGGGCGGTACGCTCGTGCTCGATGGCGTAAGGGACTATGCGCTGGTGTTCAAGGGCGGCCGCTACGTCGGTTCCGTTTCACGCGTCGAACATCCTTCGCTGCACTCGAATCCCGCGATCGCATTGCCCGGCAACGCCGGCGAAACCGGAACACTCGAAATCCTCATCGACAGTTTCGGCCACGTCGGTTACGGCCACGCCATGATCGATCGCAAAGGCATCGTGGGCGAGATACTGCTCGACGGCGAACCGCTACGTGATTGGGAGGTTTTCAGCCTGCCGCTGGACGATGCGTGGCTGGCATCGTTGCATCCATTGCGCGCCAAGCCGGCGCGACCCGGCATCTTCTTCAAGGCGACATTGCACCTGCAACAAATCGGCGATTGCTACCTCGACATGTCCGGATGGAACAAAGGCTACCTGTGGGTCAACGGACGCCTGCTCGGCCGCTACTGGCACATCGGCCCACAGCAGCGCTTGTTCTGTCCCGGCGTGTGGTTGCGGGAAGGCGACAACGACGTGCTGGTACTCGACCTGCATCGCACCGAGCCGGCGCCGGTTGCGAGCGCGTTGACGCTCGCCCGCACGCACTGA
- a CDS encoding Dipeptidyl carboxypeptidase Dcp, producing the protein MQGFKTRVLALACCAIIAGGVGMTAQGAAPAASGAKASDIAANPFYKPSTLPFQAPDFSKIKDSDYQPAMEEGMRQQRAEIEKIANNPAAPTFDNTLVAMEKSGQMLTRVMLAFSTVAGANTDDTLQKVQETEAPKLSAHQDSIYLNPKLFARIQTLYNQRDSLKLDPESLRLLEWDYKEFVLNGAKLSAADKAKLKQFNEQEASLSAKFQNKLLAAAKAGALVVDDKAKLAGLSDAEIDAAAAAAKGRKLAGKWVIPLQNTTQQPALASLTDRDTRHQLFENSWTRAEKGDANDTRDTIAQIAKIRAEKAKLLGFDSYAAWKLQDQMAKTPATVMDFLDKLVPAETARATAEADEIQKTIDADQAKAGKPTFELEPWDWQLYAEQVRKQKYDLDESQIKPYFELNNVLQNGVFYAANQLYGLTFKERKDIPVWQPDVRVFEVYGANGKPLALFYCDYFKRDNKSGGAWMSNLVNESTLLGTKPVIYNVANFTKPAAGQPALLSWDDVITMFHEFGHALNGMFADTKYPSLSGANTARDFVEFPSQFNEHWALYPSVFAHYAKNYKTGEPMPAALVEKIKKSQLFNKGYDMTEATAAALLDMSWHTLPASAPKVADVDAFEAKSLKDNHVDLSYVPPRYRSSYFLHIWGNGYAAGYYAYNWTMMLADDAFAWFQEHGGLTRANGDRFRQMVLSRGNTEDLARMYADWRGRAPNINAMKKDRGLEAEKK; encoded by the coding sequence ATGCAAGGTTTCAAGACCCGAGTCCTCGCGCTCGCCTGTTGCGCCATCATCGCCGGCGGTGTCGGCATGACCGCGCAAGGCGCCGCGCCTGCCGCCTCAGGCGCCAAGGCCAGCGACATCGCCGCCAATCCGTTCTACAAGCCCTCGACGCTGCCGTTCCAGGCGCCGGACTTCAGCAAGATCAAGGATTCCGACTACCAGCCGGCGATGGAAGAAGGCATGCGGCAACAACGCGCCGAGATCGAGAAGATCGCCAACAACCCGGCGGCGCCGACCTTCGACAACACCCTCGTGGCGATGGAGAAGAGCGGGCAGATGCTGACGCGCGTGATGCTGGCCTTCAGCACGGTGGCCGGCGCGAATACCGACGACACGTTGCAGAAGGTGCAGGAAACCGAGGCGCCGAAACTGTCGGCGCACCAAGACTCGATCTACCTCAACCCGAAACTGTTCGCGCGCATCCAGACGCTCTACAACCAGCGCGATTCGCTGAAGCTCGACCCGGAATCGCTGCGCTTGCTGGAATGGGATTACAAGGAATTCGTGCTCAACGGCGCCAAGCTTTCCGCGGCCGACAAGGCCAAGCTCAAGCAGTTCAACGAGCAGGAAGCCTCGCTGTCCGCGAAGTTCCAGAACAAGTTGCTGGCCGCCGCCAAGGCCGGCGCGCTGGTCGTCGATGACAAGGCCAAACTCGCCGGCCTGTCCGACGCCGAGATCGATGCCGCCGCTGCCGCGGCGAAGGGTCGCAAGCTCGCAGGCAAGTGGGTCATCCCGCTGCAGAACACCACCCAGCAGCCGGCGCTGGCTTCGCTCACCGATCGCGACACGCGCCACCAGTTGTTCGAGAACTCGTGGACGCGCGCGGAAAAGGGTGACGCCAACGACACCCGCGACACGATCGCGCAGATCGCGAAGATCCGCGCCGAGAAAGCCAAATTGCTCGGCTTCGACAGCTACGCGGCGTGGAAGCTGCAGGACCAGATGGCCAAGACGCCGGCCACGGTGATGGATTTCCTCGACAAGCTGGTGCCTGCGGAAACCGCGCGCGCGACGGCCGAAGCCGATGAAATCCAGAAGACCATCGACGCCGACCAGGCCAAGGCCGGCAAGCCCACCTTCGAGCTGGAACCGTGGGACTGGCAGTTGTACGCCGAACAGGTGCGCAAGCAGAAATACGACCTGGACGAGAGCCAGATCAAGCCGTACTTCGAATTGAACAACGTGCTGCAGAACGGCGTGTTCTACGCCGCCAACCAGCTCTACGGACTGACCTTCAAGGAACGCAAGGACATCCCGGTGTGGCAACCGGACGTGCGCGTGTTCGAAGTCTATGGCGCGAATGGCAAGCCGCTGGCGCTGTTCTATTGCGACTACTTCAAGCGCGACAACAAGTCCGGCGGCGCGTGGATGAGCAACCTCGTCAACGAGTCCACGCTGCTCGGCACGAAACCCGTGATCTACAACGTCGCCAACTTCACCAAACCCGCAGCCGGCCAGCCCGCGCTGCTGTCCTGGGACGACGTGATCACCATGTTCCACGAGTTCGGCCACGCGCTGAACGGCATGTTCGCCGACACCAAATACCCGAGCCTGTCGGGCGCGAACACCGCGCGCGACTTCGTGGAGTTCCCCTCGCAGTTCAACGAACACTGGGCGTTGTACCCGAGCGTGTTCGCGCATTACGCGAAGAACTACAAGACCGGCGAACCGATGCCCGCGGCGCTGGTGGAGAAGATCAAGAAATCGCAGTTGTTCAACAAGGGCTACGACATGACCGAGGCCACCGCCGCGGCGCTGCTCGACATGTCATGGCACACGCTGCCGGCCTCCGCACCGAAAGTGGCGGACGTGGATGCGTTCGAGGCCAAGTCGCTCAAGGACAATCATGTCGACCTGAGCTACGTGCCGCCGCGCTATCGCTCCAGTTACTTCCTGCACATCTGGGGCAACGGCTACGCGGCCGGTTACTACGCCTACAACTGGACGATGATGCTGGCCGATGACGCCTTCGCGTGGTTCCAGGAACACGGCGGCCTGACCCGCGCCAACGGCGACCGCTTCCGCCAGATGGTGCTGTCGCGCGGCAACACCGAAGACCTCGCCAGAATGTACGCCGACTGGCGCGGCCGCGCCCCCAACATCAACGCGATGAAGAAGGATCGCGGGTTGGAGGCGGAGAAAAAGTAG
- a CDS encoding S41 family peptidase, whose product MSSTIRKSVLAGCALLAGAAGLAGCSHTSSPSAASGEASAPASSASAMPATSPAPAGTSATASAASANVEGTRLLRFPDVCGDRVVFTYAGDLWTASMQGGTATRLTAGPGLEMAARFSPDCKQIAFTGQYGGDSQVYVVPAGGGEPTQLTFYPAMGPLPERWGFDNQVYGWTPDGKSVLFRSWRDSRNISDPRVFTVAVTGGLPTVLPMPQSGTARFSPDGKQMVYSPKFRDFRDWDRYSGGWAQDLFIYDFASKSAKNITNDPNTDRDPVWIGKDIYFLSDRGPHLNLYRYDTSDGKTTQLTDYKTDDARWASGDAAGQIVYEVTGALHIYDTRNGSDRALTIHVPSDLVASRASERDVKKFIEDYALSPNGKRAAFTARGDVFSVPLEHGISLDLTHTPGAHEREVSWSPDGKRVAYISDESGEEEVWVRDADGTNPVMLTKGVIGRLYGTLWSPDGGHIAFVDSANRIHVVGTSSGASDQVVAQDPGVSRRDYAWSPGGHYLAYSLTGKDTQLPRLYVYDLGSGKAVELGREYADAMAPAFSPDGKYLYFLGDREWSPQFSSVELDYATNRTTQILAYALRKDVKNPFAPRNDSATGDGNAPDSSAPANKADDHGKSKSQVNDRIDFDGIDQRLVRAPIDPDNVQWLAVTPKAILYATAGAPFLGRESALPLKIHAWSFKDRKDSDVYTYKPQGGGGEGGGGAAPLALSADGSTLLVHDGDDYKRIDLDSPKPKPEDVKLDGLFMRVDPKAEYAEIFNDVWRRYRDYFYVDTMNGYDWNALRAKYQPLLKYVGDRTDLNYVLGEMIAELSNSHTYVAGGDLGLPDKPHVGLLGVDFKLDAASGRYQIANVFPGENDEPRYRSPLTEVGVDVKPGDYILAINGTPLTKDENPYRLLRIAPGQMVQLLVNSRPATDGARTVLVKPIASEMDLHYYGWVQANREYVAKASNGQIGYLHIPDMGVDGAREFIKWYYPQLRKPGLIIDVRDNGGGFMSQTMIERLSRKLLAYNYLRGSSITGTYPGATYLGHLAALSNGTTASDGDIFSYMFKQAKLGPLIGTRTWGGVVGIGDLGPLIDGGSVNVPQFAGIVGLDGKYTVEGHGVEPDIVVNEDVSQQLAGKDPQLDKAIEVLQKDIQAHPLNLPPQPPGLDKAPPDMRPKSAASTATAG is encoded by the coding sequence ATGTCTTCCACGATCCGCAAGTCCGTCCTGGCCGGTTGCGCGCTGCTGGCCGGCGCCGCGGGGTTGGCTGGTTGCTCGCACACTTCGTCGCCGTCGGCCGCATCGGGCGAGGCTTCCGCGCCTGCCTCGTCCGCGAGTGCCATGCCGGCCACGTCGCCCGCGCCCGCGGGCACTTCCGCCACCGCGTCGGCCGCGAGCGCGAACGTCGAAGGCACGCGCCTGCTGCGCTTCCCCGACGTCTGCGGCGATCGCGTGGTGTTCACCTATGCGGGCGATTTGTGGACGGCTTCGATGCAGGGTGGCACCGCGACGCGCCTGACCGCGGGTCCGGGTCTGGAAATGGCCGCGCGCTTCTCGCCCGACTGCAAGCAGATCGCGTTCACCGGCCAATACGGCGGCGACAGCCAGGTGTACGTGGTGCCCGCGGGCGGCGGCGAGCCGACGCAGTTGACGTTCTATCCCGCGATGGGGCCGTTGCCGGAGCGCTGGGGTTTCGACAACCAGGTGTACGGCTGGACGCCGGACGGCAAATCGGTGCTGTTCCGTTCGTGGCGCGATTCGCGCAACATTTCCGATCCGCGCGTGTTCACCGTGGCCGTCACCGGCGGTCTGCCGACGGTGCTGCCGATGCCGCAATCGGGCACCGCGCGGTTTTCGCCCGACGGCAAGCAAATGGTGTATTCGCCCAAGTTCCGCGACTTCCGCGACTGGGACCGCTACTCGGGCGGCTGGGCGCAGGATCTTTTCATCTACGACTTCGCTTCGAAGTCTGCGAAGAACATCACCAACGATCCCAACACCGACCGCGATCCGGTGTGGATCGGCAAGGACATCTATTTCCTGTCCGATCGTGGTCCGCACCTGAACCTGTATCGCTACGACACCAGCGACGGCAAGACCACGCAACTGACCGATTACAAAACCGACGATGCGCGCTGGGCCAGCGGCGATGCGGCCGGGCAGATCGTCTATGAAGTCACCGGCGCGCTGCACATCTACGACACCCGCAACGGCAGCGACCGCGCGCTGACGATCCACGTGCCGAGCGACCTGGTCGCGTCGCGCGCATCCGAGCGTGACGTCAAGAAATTCATCGAGGATTACGCGCTCAGCCCCAACGGCAAGCGCGCCGCGTTCACCGCGCGTGGCGACGTCTTCAGCGTGCCGCTGGAACACGGCATCTCGCTCGACCTCACCCACACGCCGGGTGCGCACGAGCGCGAAGTGTCGTGGTCGCCCGACGGCAAGCGCGTCGCGTACATCTCGGACGAGAGCGGCGAGGAAGAAGTGTGGGTGCGCGATGCCGACGGCACGAACCCGGTGATGTTGACGAAAGGCGTGATCGGACGTTTGTACGGCACGCTGTGGTCGCCGGACGGCGGGCACATCGCGTTCGTGGATTCGGCCAATCGCATCCACGTGGTCGGAACATCAAGCGGCGCGAGCGACCAGGTGGTCGCGCAAGACCCCGGCGTGTCGCGGCGCGACTATGCATGGTCGCCGGGCGGGCATTACCTCGCCTATTCGCTGACCGGCAAGGACACACAGTTGCCGCGGCTGTACGTGTACGACCTCGGCTCCGGCAAAGCCGTCGAACTCGGGCGCGAATACGCCGACGCGATGGCGCCGGCGTTTTCGCCCGATGGCAAATACCTGTACTTCCTCGGCGACCGCGAATGGTCGCCGCAGTTCTCCAGCGTGGAGCTGGATTACGCGACCAATCGCACGACGCAGATTTTGGCGTACGCGTTGCGCAAGGACGTCAAGAATCCCTTCGCGCCGCGCAACGACAGCGCGACGGGCGACGGCAACGCACCGGATTCTTCCGCGCCTGCGAACAAGGCTGACGATCACGGCAAGTCCAAGTCGCAGGTCAACGACAGGATCGACTTCGACGGCATCGACCAGCGCCTGGTGCGCGCGCCGATCGATCCCGACAACGTCCAGTGGCTTGCGGTCACGCCGAAAGCGATCCTGTACGCAACCGCCGGCGCGCCGTTCCTCGGCCGCGAAAGCGCACTGCCGTTGAAGATCCACGCGTGGTCGTTCAAGGATCGCAAGGACAGCGACGTTTACACGTACAAGCCGCAAGGCGGTGGCGGCGAGGGCGGTGGCGGCGCGGCGCCGCTGGCGTTGTCGGCCGACGGTTCGACGCTGCTGGTCCACGACGGCGACGATTACAAGCGGATCGACCTCGACTCGCCCAAGCCGAAGCCGGAAGACGTCAAGCTGGACGGCTTGTTCATGCGCGTCGATCCGAAGGCCGAGTACGCGGAAATCTTCAACGACGTGTGGCGGCGCTACCGCGACTACTTCTACGTCGACACCATGAACGGTTACGACTGGAACGCGCTGCGCGCCAAGTACCAGCCGCTGCTGAAGTACGTGGGCGACCGCACCGATTTGAATTACGTGCTGGGCGAGATGATCGCCGAGCTTTCCAACTCGCACACCTACGTGGCGGGTGGCGACCTCGGCCTGCCGGACAAGCCGCACGTCGGCTTGCTGGGCGTGGACTTCAAGCTGGATGCCGCGAGCGGCCGCTACCAGATCGCCAATGTCTTCCCGGGTGAAAACGACGAGCCGCGCTATCGCTCGCCGCTCACCGAAGTCGGTGTGGATGTCAAACCGGGCGATTACATCCTCGCCATCAACGGCACGCCACTGACGAAGGACGAGAATCCGTATCGCCTGCTGCGCATCGCGCCGGGACAGATGGTGCAGTTGCTCGTCAACTCGCGTCCGGCGACCGACGGCGCGCGCACGGTGCTGGTGAAACCGATCGCGAGCGAGATGGACCTGCATTACTACGGCTGGGTGCAGGCCAATCGCGAATACGTGGCCAAGGCCAGCAACGGCCAGATCGGTTACCTGCACATTCCCGACATGGGCGTCGATGGCGCGCGCGAATTCATCAAGTGGTACTACCCGCAGTTGCGCAAGCCGGGTCTGATCATCGACGTGCGCGACAACGGCGGCGGCTTCATGTCGCAGACGATGATCGAACGGCTGTCGCGCAAGCTGCTGGCGTACAACTACCTGCGCGGCAGTTCGATCACCGGCACCTATCCGGGCGCGACGTACCTCGGGCACCTCGCTGCGCTCAGCAACGGCACCACCGCGTCGGACGGTGACATCTTCTCGTACATGTTCAAGCAGGCGAAGCTGGGCCCGCTGATCGGCACGCGTACCTGGGGCGGCGTGGTCGGCATCGGCGACCTGGGGCCGCTGATCGATGGCGGCAGCGTCAACGTGCCGCAGTTCGCGGGCATTGTCGGTCTCGACGGCAAGTACACGGTCGAAGGCCACGGCGTCGAACCCGACATCGTGGTCAATGAGGACGTGTCGCAACAGCTGGCCGGCAAGGATCCGCAGCTCGACAAGGCGATCGAGGTGCTGCAGAAGGACATCCAGGCGCATCCGCTGAACCTGCCGCCGCAGCCGCCGGGGCTCGACAAGGCGCCGCCGGACATGCGGCCGAAATCCGCCGCGAGCACTGCGACCGCGGGCTGA
- a CDS encoding Dethiobiotin synthase BioD has product MKAKGVFITGTDTGIGKTWAACTLLHALRAAGLRATGMKPVASGCTETPEGLRSDDALALIAASDPRPERYQDCNPFAFAPPVSPHIAAAEAEEEVTLPPIEDAYDRIAIMHGDAIVVEGVGGWLAPISEPLRVNAIPRHLQLPVILVVGLKLGCLNHAQLTARAIRSDGCELLGWVGNRIDPDMQYPKENLVTLNRSLAAPCLGVIGHGVEPMSAAASLRDAADAVREFKP; this is encoded by the coding sequence ATGAAGGCGAAAGGCGTGTTCATCACCGGCACCGATACCGGCATCGGCAAGACCTGGGCGGCGTGCACGCTGCTGCATGCGCTGCGCGCGGCGGGCCTGCGCGCGACCGGCATGAAACCCGTCGCCAGCGGCTGCACCGAAACGCCCGAAGGGTTGCGCAGCGACGATGCGCTGGCGCTGATCGCCGCCAGCGATCCCAGGCCCGAGCGCTACCAGGACTGCAACCCGTTCGCGTTCGCACCGCCGGTGTCGCCGCACATCGCCGCCGCCGAAGCGGAAGAGGAAGTGACGCTGCCGCCGATCGAGGACGCCTACGACCGCATCGCGATCATGCACGGCGACGCCATCGTGGTCGAAGGCGTGGGCGGCTGGCTGGCGCCGATTTCGGAACCGCTGCGCGTCAACGCCATTCCGCGCCACCTGCAGTTGCCGGTGATCCTGGTGGTCGGATTGAAACTCGGCTGCCTCAACCATGCGCAGCTCACTGCGCGCGCGATCCGCAGCGACGGTTGCGAATTGCTGGGCTGGGTCGGCAACCGCATCGACCCCGACATGCAATATCCGAAGGAGAACCTGGTCACCCTGAACCGCTCGCTGGCCGCGCCGTGCCTCGGCGTGATCGGCCACGGCGTCGAGCCCATGTCCGCCGCCGCTTCGCTGCGCGACGCCGCCGATGCCGTGCGCGAATTCAAACCCTGA
- a CDS encoding Free methionine-(R)-sulfoxide reductase, contains GAF domain, producing MFEAAPIAATDKPTLYAELAQQARGLLHGETNLVANAANFAALVFNALPDINWCGFYFPDGDGLVVGPFQGKPACVRIAHGRGVCGAAAVSRQTQVVPDVNAFPGHIFCDGASRSEIVVPLIRADGSLLGVWDVDSPQLARFDDDDRAGMEALCAEFVRAADTR from the coding sequence GTGTTCGAAGCCGCTCCCATTGCCGCCACCGACAAACCGACGTTGTACGCCGAACTCGCGCAGCAGGCGCGCGGCCTGCTGCACGGTGAAACCAACCTCGTCGCCAACGCCGCCAATTTCGCGGCGCTGGTCTTCAACGCGTTGCCCGACATCAACTGGTGCGGCTTCTACTTCCCAGATGGCGATGGGCTGGTGGTCGGGCCGTTCCAGGGCAAGCCCGCGTGCGTGCGCATCGCGCACGGGCGCGGCGTGTGCGGCGCCGCGGCAGTGTCGCGGCAGACGCAGGTCGTGCCCGACGTCAACGCGTTTCCCGGCCACATCTTCTGCGACGGCGCCTCGCGCTCGGAAATCGTGGTGCCGTTGATCCGTGCCGACGGATCGCTGCTGGGCGTGTGGGACGTCGATTCGCCGCAGCTCGCGCGCTTCGACGACGACGACCGCGCCGGCATGGAAGCGCTGTGCGCGGAGTTCGTCCGGGCCGCCGATACTCGCTGA